A genomic stretch from Desulfonispora thiosulfatigenes DSM 11270 includes:
- a CDS encoding N-acetylmuramoyl-L-alanine amidase family protein, translated as MKICLDPGHGGKDRWNTGPFGYVEADGVLDIALAAGKILEQYVEVIYTRKQDTNLPWENTSWRDLRARANFANEQKCDYYISIHTNAASPLSEGTETYCLQMGGQGEKLAKEIQKNLVTDLGLKDRGVKEGNFAVLRLTDMPAVLTEVAFHSNPKEAQLLMDTDFKNKAGSAIAKGVLNFLNIPFERQEIEKPWQQKTGEDAIDELAKSGIIANSKLWKDKDLINTPTPLWLFFEVVNRIKS; from the coding sequence TTGAAAATATGTTTAGATCCTGGTCATGGAGGTAAAGATAGATGGAATACAGGGCCTTTTGGTTATGTGGAAGCTGATGGGGTACTAGATATTGCCCTGGCTGCAGGAAAAATTCTGGAACAATATGTAGAAGTAATATATACAAGAAAACAAGATACAAATTTACCTTGGGAAAATACTAGCTGGCGCGACTTAAGGGCAAGGGCAAACTTTGCCAATGAGCAAAAGTGCGATTATTATATTTCTATTCATACAAATGCAGCAAGTCCTTTGTCTGAAGGTACAGAAACTTATTGTTTACAAATGGGTGGACAAGGAGAAAAGTTAGCTAAAGAAATTCAAAAAAATTTAGTAACTGATTTAGGTTTAAAAGATAGGGGAGTAAAAGAAGGAAATTTTGCCGTATTACGTTTAACTGATATGCCTGCAGTGTTAACGGAAGTAGCTTTTCATTCAAATCCAAAAGAAGCTCAGTTATTAATGGATACAGATTTTAAAAATAAAGCAGGAAGTGCTATTGCAAAAGGTGTATTAAACTTTCTTAATATTCCATTTGAAAGACAAGAAATTGAAAAGCCTTGGCAGCAAAAAACAGGAGAAGATGCTATTGATGAACTAGCAAAAAGTGGTATAATAGCAAATTCGAAATTATGGAAAGACAAAGATTTAATAAACACCCCTACACCCTTGTGGTTGTTTTTTGAAGTTGTTAACAGAATAAAAAGTTAA
- a CDS encoding YeeE/YedE thiosulfate transporter family protein — translation MAETRIINEKGQDVKETVKPKATVAQKKKTSQFTYGIILFAFMIGAGVYLTNYSSKHIIIWGLGIFAGFVLQRANFGFTAALRDPAMIGSTVLLKAVIIAIAVATVGFAYLQYSAVSQGLPLPGKVSPVGFHVAIGGFVFGIGMVLAGGCASGSLTKIGDGFLTSIVVLIFFIVGSLLGVRNYDWWESTFMPEKGIFLPDVFGWIPALLLQFGMLLLAYLVANWYGNKNSRGL, via the coding sequence ATGGCAGAAACAAGAATAATAAATGAAAAAGGACAAGATGTTAAAGAAACCGTAAAACCTAAAGCAACTGTAGCCCAAAAGAAAAAAACAAGTCAATTTACTTATGGGATAATCCTTTTTGCCTTTATGATAGGAGCAGGAGTTTACCTAACTAATTACTCATCAAAACATATTATTATATGGGGTTTAGGTATTTTCGCTGGTTTTGTTTTACAAAGAGCAAATTTTGGTTTTACTGCTGCTTTAAGAGATCCTGCTATGATTGGTAGTACAGTTTTACTTAAGGCTGTTATAATTGCAATTGCCGTAGCCACAGTAGGTTTTGCTTACCTACAGTATAGTGCAGTTTCACAAGGATTACCTTTACCAGGTAAAGTATCCCCTGTTGGATTCCATGTTGCTATTGGAGGTTTTGTCTTTGGAATAGGGATGGTTTTAGCTGGTGGTTGTGCTTCAGGTTCTCTAACTAAAATAGGAGATGGATTTTTAACGTCAATAGTTGTATTAATCTTCTTTATAGTTGGGTCTTTATTAGGAGTTAGAAATTATGACTGGTGGGAAAGTACTTTCATGCCAGAAAAGGGAATATTCTTACCAGATGTTTTTGGTTGGATCCCAGCATTACTACTTCAATTTGGTATGTTATTACTAGCTTATTTAGTTGCAAATTGGTATGGTAATAAAAATTCAAGAGGATTATAA
- a CDS encoding YlmC/YmxH family sporulation protein — protein MKLSELVGKQIVNIFDGARLGTIGESDLIIHTESGEIDSIIVPNRENIFSMWLDKSNLTIPWQSVKKIGREVIIVELDRSHSSSRDYSM, from the coding sequence ATGAAATTAAGTGAATTAGTAGGCAAACAAATTGTAAATATCTTTGATGGGGCTAGACTTGGAACAATTGGCGAATCAGATTTAATTATACATACAGAAAGCGGGGAAATAGACTCAATTATTGTTCCTAATAGAGAAAATATTTTTAGTATGTGGCTAGATAAATCAAACTTGACAATTCCTTGGCAATCAGTAAAAAAAATTGGGCGAGAGGTTATCATAGTAGAACTTGATCGGAGTCATTCAAGTTCTAGAGATTACTCTATGTAA
- a CDS encoding YeeE/YedE thiosulfate transporter family protein, with translation MNIQENTYYKKVFKKSWSFTNAAILLGLINVSMLAFTGKPWGVTTSFTYWGAWIMQAFGGHPEKWYFFQKKIDALNGGFFNDLHSLSNVGIILGALLATLLASRFRVKKIVSFHQLIPGIIGGLLMGYGARISFGCNIGALFSGVASMSVHGWMYWVFILIGASVGGIILEKYFM, from the coding sequence TTGAATATTCAAGAAAATACATATTACAAAAAAGTTTTTAAAAAATCATGGTCCTTTACAAACGCAGCTATCTTACTAGGTCTTATTAATGTTAGTATGTTAGCATTTACTGGTAAACCATGGGGAGTAACAACATCGTTTACTTATTGGGGAGCTTGGATAATGCAAGCCTTTGGCGGTCATCCGGAAAAATGGTATTTCTTTCAAAAGAAAATTGATGCTCTAAATGGAGGCTTCTTTAATGATTTACATTCTTTATCGAATGTAGGTATAATTTTAGGTGCTCTATTAGCAACTTTACTGGCATCTAGGTTTAGAGTTAAAAAAATTGTTTCATTCCACCAACTCATTCCAGGAATAATTGGTGGTCTTTTGATGGGGTATGGAGCCAGGATTTCTTTTGGTTGTAATATAGGAGCTTTATTTAGTGGGGTTGCTTCTATGTCTGTACATGGTTGGATGTATTGGGTATTTATTCTGATTGGCGCTAGTGTAGGTGGAATAATACTAGAAAAATACTTTATGTAA